The Trichosurus vulpecula isolate mTriVul1 chromosome 4, mTriVul1.pri, whole genome shotgun sequence genome contains a region encoding:
- the LOC118846034 gene encoding thymidylate synthase-like encodes MNEKFVIEEIILIKKPSLSCVFWKGVLEELLWFNKGSTNAKEFSAKRVKIWDANGSQDFLDKQVFIMRGEGDLGPVYGFQWRHFGAEYKEMNTDLFLMALLLCHFCFLNGEPSCQLYQRSGDMGFGVAFNIACYSLLTYVIAHIMGLKPGDFVHTLGNARMYLNHVEPLKIQLQQEPRPFPKLKILQKVETIDAFKAEIFLIEVYNPHPAIKMEMAVQSSLMPS; translated from the coding sequence atgaatgaaaaatttgTTATAGAAGAAATAATATTGATAAAGAAGCCCTCTCTCTCTTGCGTGTTCTGGAAAGGTGTTCTGGAAGAACTGCTGTGGTTTAATAAGGGTTCCACAAATGCTAAGGAGTTCTCTGCCAAACGAGTGAAAATCTGGGATGCCAATGGATCTCAAGACTTTTTGGACAAGCAGGTGTTCATtatgaggggggaaggagatttGGGACCAGTGTATGGCTTCCAGTGGAGACATTTTGGGGCAGAATACAAAGAGATGAACACGGATCTTTTCCTGATGGCACTGCTGCTATGCCACTTCTGTTTTCTCAATGGTGAGCCTTCTTGTCAGCTATACCAGCGATCTGGAGACATGGGCTTTGGGGTGGCATTCAACATTGCCTGTTACTCCCTGCTCACCTACGTGATTGCTCATATCATGGGCCTGAAGCCAGGTGATTTTGTGCACACTCTGGGAAATGCTCGTATGTACTTGAATCATGTTGAGCCACTGAAAATCCAGCTGCAGCAAGAACCAAGACCTTTCCCTAAGCTCAAAATTCTTCAAAAAGTTGAAACCATTGATGCTTTCAAGGCTGAGATCTTCCTGATTGAAGTCTACAACCCTCACCCAGCTATTAAAATGGAGATGGCCGTCCAAAGTAGCCTAATGCCCAGCTGA